Proteins encoded in a region of the Anoxybacillus amylolyticus genome:
- the odhB gene encoding 2-oxoglutarate dehydrogenase complex dihydrolipoyllysine-residue succinyltransferase, which translates to MAEIKVPELAESITEGTISRWLKQPGDFIHKGEPIVELETDKVNVELMAEASGIIAQLLFHEGDTVRVGDTIAIVSEEAETNVSQVEETPQQDQPTATKEEPVKEEPVAKPTQRPIASPAARKLAREKGIDLSKVTPVDPLGRIRKHDVEAYSNQSVPSSPALEAVKPAMPNAFELEKPVERIRMSRRRQTIAKRLVEVQHTAAMLTTFNEIDMTGIIHLRNRRKDAFYQEHDVRLGFMSFFTKAVVAALKKYPLLNAEIQGDEIIVKKYYDIGVAVSTDEGLVVPVVRDADKKNFAEIEREILHLATKARENKLSLKDLQGGTFTITNGGVFGSLLSTPILNGPQVGILGMHKIQLRPVAIDEERMENRPMMYVALSYDHRIIDGKEAVGFLVKVKELLEDPEQLLLES; encoded by the coding sequence GTGGCAGAAATTAAAGTACCGGAATTAGCAGAATCGATTACGGAAGGAACGATTTCCCGATGGCTCAAACAACCGGGAGATTTTATCCATAAAGGGGAGCCGATTGTAGAGTTAGAAACCGATAAAGTCAATGTAGAATTAATGGCTGAAGCATCAGGGATTATTGCTCAATTGTTATTTCATGAAGGAGATACCGTCCGCGTAGGGGATACAATCGCCATTGTATCAGAAGAAGCGGAAACAAACGTTTCACAAGTAGAAGAAACACCGCAGCAAGACCAACCGACCGCTACAAAAGAAGAGCCGGTCAAGGAAGAACCTGTCGCAAAACCAACTCAACGACCGATCGCTTCACCAGCAGCAAGAAAGCTGGCCCGTGAAAAAGGCATTGATTTATCGAAAGTAACGCCGGTTGATCCGCTAGGTCGCATCCGTAAACATGATGTAGAAGCGTACTCGAATCAGTCAGTTCCATCGTCACCTGCACTAGAAGCAGTCAAACCGGCGATGCCGAACGCATTTGAACTAGAAAAGCCAGTCGAACGAATCCGCATGTCCCGACGCCGCCAAACGATTGCGAAACGGTTGGTGGAAGTTCAACACACCGCAGCGATGCTGACAACATTTAACGAGATTGACATGACGGGCATTATCCACTTGCGCAATCGTCGCAAAGATGCGTTTTATCAAGAACACGACGTGCGGCTTGGCTTTATGTCGTTCTTCACGAAAGCCGTCGTCGCAGCATTGAAAAAATATCCGCTGCTAAATGCTGAAATTCAAGGCGATGAAATTATTGTGAAAAAATACTATGATATCGGGGTAGCTGTATCGACGGACGAAGGGTTAGTCGTTCCTGTCGTACGCGACGCGGACAAGAAAAATTTCGCCGAGATTGAGCGAGAGATTTTACACTTAGCAACAAAAGCGCGTGAAAATAAATTAAGCTTAAAAGATCTGCAAGGAGGTACATTTACGATTACTAACGGCGGAGTGTTTGGTTCGTTACTGTCCACGCCTATTTTAAACGGGCCGCAAGTCGGCATTTTAGGCATGCATAAAATCCAACTTCGCCCTGTTGCCATCGATGAAGAGCGCATGGAAAACCGCCCGATGATGTATGTGGCGCTATCCTACGACCACCGCATTATCGACGGCAAAGAAGCGGTCGGCTTTTTAGTGAAAGTAAAAGAGCTTCTTGAAGATCCAGAGCAGTTATTGTTAGAATCATGA
- a CDS encoding 2-oxoglutarate dehydrogenase E1 component — MNTNESFRNPWEKFHGPNLGYVMEMYERYLQDPSLVDPELKDLFDRWGPPEIQDVNDAVDQKYFAQHTNVRANLLEKYVQAIKLADDIRTFGHLDAQINPLETTEKDSNHLDLQPFGLTEEDLKSIPASIISAYLPSYMQNGLEAIQYLKTVYTSKLAFEFGHVQNIEEKNWLLQMVESGSYIPSISNAKKMELLKRLTEVEVFEQFLHRTFVGQKRFSIEGVDTLVPLLDEIISESVQAGTKTINIGMAHRGRLNVLAHVLGKPYEMIFAEFQHAPNKDLIPSEGSIGITYGWTGDVKYHLGLDRKIKKENTVRAVITLANNPSHLEFVNPVVVGYTRAAQETRSAPGFPKQDENQSLAILIHGDAAFPGQGVVAETLNLSRLKGYQTGGTIHIIANNMIGFTTESEDSRSTKYASDLAKGFEIPIVHVNADDPEAVLAAAHFAVIYRQTFKKDFLIDLIGYRRHGHNEMDEPAATNPVMYQIIRKHPTVRNLYKNRLKQQGIIRSTEEVDRFTEEIEKRLQAAYEKVASVKEELDYEMNPPEVAEKGISNIDTTVPVHVLERVNHELVQWPENFHVFNKLERILQRRITAFQENKIDWAHAEALAFATILQDGIPIRLTGQDSERGTFAQRHLVLHDEKTGKVFSPLHHLSGSRASFAIHNSPLSETSVLGFEYGYNVFAPETLVLWEAQFGDFANSAQVIIDQFISSGRAKWGQKSGLMMLLPHGYEGQGPEHSSARLERFLTLAAENNWTVANMTKSSQYFHILRRQALILQKEEVRPLIIMSPKSLLRHPLVMSKVADLSEGSFQPVLPQPGLGYAPEKVERLILCSGKIAIDLAEKLEEIQDKNWFHILRVEELYPFPMEEIARYMKQFPNLKEMVWVQEEPKNMGAWNFVEPRLLTLAPAGVQVAYVGRRRRSSTAEGDPIVHKKEQARIINQAFTRS, encoded by the coding sequence ATGAACACGAATGAAAGTTTCAGAAATCCATGGGAAAAGTTTCACGGTCCAAATCTTGGATACGTCATGGAAATGTACGAGCGGTATTTACAAGATCCAAGTCTGGTTGATCCAGAATTGAAAGACTTGTTTGACCGCTGGGGACCGCCTGAAATACAGGATGTGAACGATGCTGTTGATCAGAAATATTTTGCGCAGCACACTAATGTACGTGCGAACTTGTTAGAAAAATATGTTCAGGCAATCAAATTGGCTGATGATATCCGTACTTTCGGGCATTTAGATGCTCAAATCAATCCGCTGGAAACAACTGAAAAAGATTCGAACCATCTCGATCTTCAACCGTTCGGACTAACGGAAGAAGATTTAAAATCGATTCCTGCTTCGATTATTAGTGCGTATTTGCCTAGCTATATGCAAAATGGGCTTGAAGCGATTCAATATTTAAAAACGGTTTATACATCGAAACTAGCGTTTGAATTTGGACATGTTCAAAATATTGAGGAAAAAAACTGGCTATTACAAATGGTCGAGTCAGGCAGCTATATCCCTTCGATCTCGAATGCGAAGAAAATGGAACTGTTAAAACGGCTCACAGAAGTGGAAGTGTTTGAGCAATTTTTGCACCGGACATTCGTCGGTCAAAAACGTTTTTCAATTGAAGGGGTTGATACGCTAGTACCATTGCTTGATGAGATTATTTCAGAATCTGTACAAGCAGGGACAAAAACGATTAACATTGGAATGGCTCATCGCGGACGGCTAAATGTGCTGGCACACGTATTAGGCAAACCTTATGAAATGATTTTCGCAGAATTTCAACATGCGCCGAATAAAGACTTAATTCCATCTGAAGGTTCGATTGGGATTACGTACGGATGGACGGGCGACGTCAAATATCATTTAGGGTTGGACCGAAAAATCAAGAAGGAGAATACCGTTCGCGCGGTTATTACGTTAGCTAACAACCCAAGCCATTTAGAATTTGTCAATCCTGTTGTGGTTGGCTATACGCGTGCTGCTCAAGAAACGCGCAGCGCACCCGGCTTCCCTAAACAAGACGAAAATCAATCGCTTGCGATTTTAATTCATGGCGATGCAGCGTTTCCAGGACAAGGAGTCGTGGCGGAAACGTTAAACTTAAGCCGGTTAAAAGGCTATCAAACAGGCGGTACGATCCATATCATTGCCAATAATATGATTGGATTTACGACAGAAAGTGAAGATTCTCGTTCCACGAAATATGCGAGCGATTTAGCGAAAGGATTTGAAATTCCAATTGTTCATGTCAATGCCGATGACCCGGAAGCGGTGCTTGCAGCAGCTCATTTTGCTGTTATTTACCGCCAAACGTTTAAGAAAGACTTTTTAATTGATTTAATTGGATATCGTCGTCACGGTCATAATGAAATGGATGAACCTGCTGCAACGAATCCAGTAATGTATCAAATCATTCGTAAACATCCGACTGTTCGTAATCTTTATAAGAATCGCCTTAAACAGCAAGGGATCATTCGATCAACGGAAGAGGTGGATCGCTTTACAGAAGAAATAGAGAAGAGACTGCAAGCAGCTTATGAGAAAGTAGCGAGTGTCAAAGAAGAACTCGATTACGAAATGAATCCCCCGGAAGTAGCGGAAAAAGGGATTTCAAACATCGATACAACGGTACCTGTTCATGTGCTTGAACGAGTAAATCACGAACTTGTACAATGGCCAGAGAATTTTCACGTATTTAATAAGTTGGAACGAATTTTGCAGCGGCGCATTACTGCTTTTCAAGAAAACAAGATCGATTGGGCACATGCGGAAGCGTTAGCCTTTGCCACGATTCTTCAAGATGGCATTCCGATTCGGTTGACAGGGCAAGATTCAGAGAGAGGAACGTTCGCCCAACGTCATCTTGTTTTACATGATGAAAAAACAGGAAAAGTCTTTTCGCCGCTACATCATCTATCAGGCAGTAGAGCATCTTTTGCGATTCACAATAGCCCGCTGTCCGAGACGAGTGTGCTTGGGTTTGAATACGGTTATAACGTATTTGCTCCTGAAACATTAGTGCTATGGGAAGCGCAATTCGGCGATTTTGCGAACTCTGCGCAAGTCATTATTGACCAGTTTATCTCATCAGGAAGAGCGAAATGGGGACAAAAATCTGGTCTTATGATGTTGCTTCCGCACGGATACGAAGGACAAGGCCCCGAGCATTCAAGCGCCCGTTTGGAACGGTTTTTGACATTAGCGGCTGAAAATAACTGGACCGTCGCGAATATGACGAAATCATCACAATACTTCCATATTTTGCGCCGTCAAGCGTTAATTTTACAAAAAGAAGAAGTGCGGCCGCTGATCATTATGTCGCCGAAAAGCTTATTGCGTCATCCATTAGTTATGTCAAAAGTAGCGGATTTGAGCGAGGGAAGTTTCCAACCGGTGTTGCCACAACCAGGATTAGGATATGCACCAGAAAAAGTTGAACGACTAATCTTATGTTCGGGTAAAATCGCAATTGATTTAGCGGAAAAATTAGAAGAAATACAAGATAAAAACTGGTTCCATATTTTACGGGTAGAGGAGTTGTATCCGTTCCCAATGGAAGAAATTGCTCGTTACATGAAGCAGTTCCCGAATTTAAAAGAAATGGTGTGGGTACAAGAAGAACCGAAAAATATGGGAGCTTGGAACTTTGTCGAACCTCGCTTGCTTACATTAGCCCCTGCGGGAGTCCAAGTTGCTTATGTCGGACGCAGAAGACGATCCAGCACGGCAGAAGGCGATCCAATTGTTCATAAAAAAGAACAAGCGCGCATTATAAACCAAGCCTTCACGCGCTCGTAA
- a CDS encoding NYN domain-containing protein has product MFLYSRIALFIDGGYLDNVLKWHGKAKIDYSKLAAAMANDHLLLRTYYYHCLPYQSPNPSSEEKEYFSNAQSFFKRLNRLESFTVREGKLAFRGIDDRGSPVFEQKRVDVMLATDLVMHSTKKLITHAALLTGDSDFLPALQIAQSEGVHITLYYSDESDDIRPHDELLDIVDDRRLINKEFIHSIKRG; this is encoded by the coding sequence ATGTTTTTGTATTCACGAATCGCCCTATTTATTGACGGCGGGTATCTTGACAACGTATTGAAATGGCATGGAAAAGCCAAAATTGATTACAGTAAGCTTGCTGCAGCTATGGCTAACGATCACTTGCTTCTGAGAACGTACTACTATCACTGTCTCCCTTATCAATCTCCAAATCCATCTTCAGAGGAAAAAGAGTATTTTTCCAATGCTCAAAGTTTTTTCAAAAGATTGAACAGACTAGAAAGTTTTACTGTTCGAGAAGGAAAACTTGCATTCCGCGGTATTGATGATCGTGGTTCCCCAGTGTTCGAGCAAAAGCGTGTCGATGTGATGCTAGCGACAGACTTAGTTATGCATAGTACGAAAAAACTGATTACGCATGCAGCTCTTTTAACAGGGGATAGCGACTTTTTGCCAGCGTTGCAAATTGCACAATCAGAAGGAGTGCATATTACTCTCTATTATTCAGATGAAAGCGACGACATTCGCCCGCACGATGAACTGTTGGATATTGTCGATGATCGGAGATTGATCAACAAGGAGTTCATCCATAGTATTAAAAGAGGATAA
- a CDS encoding IS110 family transposase, which translates to MEKERDGCIERCCGIDVQQKPITACTITPKGKAIRTFRPMTDELLEFVNRLKEIGVTHVATESANVYWKPLYNLL; encoded by the coding sequence ATGGAGAAGGAACGCGATGGATGTATTGAACGTTGTTGTGGAATCGATGTTCAGCAAAAACCGATTACTGCTTGTACCATCACCCCTAAAGGAAAAGCAATTCGAACATTCCGTCCTATGACCGATGAATTGCTGGAGTTTGTGAACCGGTTGAAAGAAATAGGTGTGACGCACGTGGCGACGGAATCGGCAAACGTGTACTGGAAGCCGTTGTACAATTTGCTTTAA
- a CDS encoding Rpn family recombination-promoting nuclease/putative transposase: protein MSIDHDRLFKELIQTFFEEFIVLFFPMMHEHIDFHHLSFLSEELFTDVTAGEKYRVDLLVETKLKGEDGLVIVHIENQSYVQPSFPERMFIYFSRLFEKYRKNIVPIAVFSYDTIRDEPSTFTLQFPFGHVLDFRFFTVELRKQNWRNYIRNDNPIAAALLSKMGYTEGERVELKKQFLRMLVRMELDEAKQRLLFGFFETYVKLSDEEEQRLRSEVNEMETKEKEQVLELIISYEQKALEKGREEGIKQGIKQGMRQGMKHLVQTMSRKGMSVKDIANVTDLAEEEVQQMLKKE from the coding sequence ATGTCCATTGACCACGATCGTTTGTTTAAAGAGTTAATTCAAACGTTTTTTGAAGAATTTATTGTTCTCTTTTTTCCAATGATGCATGAGCATATCGACTTTCACCATTTATCGTTTTTGTCGGAGGAGTTGTTCACCGATGTGACAGCAGGGGAGAAGTACCGCGTCGATTTGCTTGTCGAAACGAAGCTCAAAGGTGAAGACGGGCTAGTGATCGTGCATATCGAAAACCAAAGCTATGTGCAACCGTCGTTTCCTGAAAGGATGTTTATTTACTTTAGCCGTTTGTTTGAAAAGTACCGTAAAAATATCGTACCGATTGCCGTATTTAGCTACGATACGATCCGCGACGAACCATCTACATTTACGCTTCAATTTCCTTTTGGCCACGTGCTAGACTTTCGCTTTTTCACCGTGGAATTACGTAAACAAAACTGGCGAAACTACATTCGTAACGATAACCCAATCGCCGCTGCATTGTTAAGCAAGATGGGGTATACTGAAGGTGAACGGGTAGAACTGAAAAAACAATTTTTACGCATGCTTGTACGGATGGAATTAGACGAAGCGAAACAACGGTTACTGTTTGGCTTTTTTGAAACATATGTGAAGCTATCGGATGAAGAAGAACAAAGACTGCGAAGCGAGGTGAATGAAATGGAGACGAAAGAAAAAGAACAAGTGCTTGAACTGATTATTTCGTATGAACAAAAAGCGTTGGAAAAAGGAAGAGAAGAAGGGATCAAACAAGGAATCAAACAAGGGATGAGACAGGGGATGAAGCATCTTGTACAAACGATGTCGAGAAAAGGAATGAGTGTAAAAGATATTGCGAACGTCACTGACCTTGCGGAAGAAGAAGTGCAGCAAATGTTGAAGAAGGAATAA
- a CDS encoding type II toxin-antitoxin system HicB family antitoxin: MKKDRYIYPAIFDDDSDGISVEFPDLPGCFTCGDTEEEALQMAKEALALHLYGLEQENGAIPEPSKLSDIQYKNNKTVAFIEVWMPPFRYEMEKRR, from the coding sequence ATGAAAAAAGACCGCTATATTTATCCGGCTATTTTCGATGATGACAGCGATGGAATATCTGTGGAATTTCCTGATCTCCCTGGATGTTTCACGTGCGGCGATACAGAAGAAGAAGCGCTGCAAATGGCAAAAGAAGCGTTAGCATTGCATTTGTATGGATTAGAACAGGAGAATGGAGCGATTCCTGAGCCTTCAAAATTATCAGACATTCAATACAAAAATAATAAAACCGTTGCCTTTATTGAGGTATGGATGCCGCCTTTTCGCTATGAAATGGAAAAAAGACGTTAA
- a CDS encoding SNF2-related protein, with translation MTTPYQSQYFAYELTRQHSSRSIGRLSQSLINATVDLNPHQVEAALFAFRAPLERGAILADEVGLGKTIEAGLIISQLWAERKRNILIIVPPPLRKQWNQELWEKFYIPSIILESKNFNEMVRSGHRNPFLQQDQIVITSYQYARNKADMLQKVNWDLIVFDEAHRMRNVYKKSNKIGRTLRAATAGYPKILLTATPLQNSLMELYGLISFIDPHIFGDETTFRRQFARGAKEMSDVDFLDLKRRIQPVCHRTLRRQVTEYVNYTQRIPITQEFMPTNNEWELYEKVSAYLQREQLFALPTSQRALMTLVVRKLLASSSFAISDTLHSLIKRLDQLLIELERGKLETAAGCFDVYEDVDEFNETMEEWEEEEQPIHNGLSLSEMKQLILQEKKELEQYYELAKSIRENSKAEALLTALEKGFEKLKMIGANEKAVIFTESRRTQAYLREFLERNGYTRKIVLFNGQNEDEQAKQIYAEWLEKHQHDDKITGSKTADMRAALVEYFKEQASIMIATESASEGINLQFCSLVVNYDLPWNPQRIEQRIGRCHRYGQTHDVVVINFLNHKNEADKKVYEILSEKFRLFEGVFGSSDEVLGALESGVDFEKRIQQIYQTCRTAEEIEQAFKNLQAELDEQIQLKMKETRMHLLENFDDEVREKLRDHYHQTSLHLNRMERYLWSLSKYEGAKEAIFDDETLSFTKDDETYQMISQAKKQERSNVHHYRFSHPLAQKWIEQAKSRQLIPKEITFRYSDYEGKVTILERLIGKEGWLSLDLLHVQSLENEQHLIFSAIDLDGEQLDQEICEKMFELPAVEGEEIELSESIGNTLRRMSEAQQATILNDIMERTSVYLDAELEKLEKWSQDLKNKLEKDIDEMTVEIEHLKREAKLTRNLAEKLEMNKQIKELEKKRNDMRRSLYDQQDEIDEQKDRLFEEIEKKLEQRTATEHLFTIKWRIV, from the coding sequence GTGACAACGCCATACCAAAGCCAATACTTTGCCTACGAGCTAACTCGACAACACTCTTCACGCTCAATCGGTCGGCTAAGTCAGTCATTAATTAATGCAACAGTTGATTTAAACCCACACCAAGTGGAGGCAGCGCTATTTGCGTTTCGCGCTCCACTTGAGAGAGGAGCGATTTTAGCCGATGAAGTAGGATTAGGAAAAACGATTGAAGCAGGGCTCATTATTAGCCAATTGTGGGCGGAACGGAAGCGCAACATTCTTATTATCGTACCACCACCGTTACGAAAGCAATGGAATCAAGAACTTTGGGAGAAATTTTATATCCCGTCGATCATTTTGGAAAGCAAAAACTTTAATGAAATGGTGCGTTCAGGTCATCGCAACCCTTTCTTACAGCAAGATCAAATTGTGATTACTTCGTATCAATATGCCAGAAATAAAGCGGATATGTTACAAAAAGTAAATTGGGATTTAATTGTTTTCGACGAAGCACATCGCATGCGAAATGTGTATAAAAAATCAAATAAAATTGGACGTACGTTACGAGCAGCAACAGCTGGCTATCCAAAAATTTTGCTCACGGCCACCCCATTGCAAAACTCATTAATGGAGTTATATGGGCTGATTAGCTTTATTGATCCGCATATTTTCGGGGATGAAACGACATTCCGGCGCCAGTTTGCGCGCGGGGCGAAAGAAATGTCGGATGTGGATTTTCTTGATTTGAAACGACGCATTCAACCTGTTTGCCACCGGACGTTGCGGCGGCAAGTGACGGAGTATGTCAACTACACGCAACGCATCCCGATTACGCAAGAGTTTATGCCGACAAACAATGAATGGGAATTGTACGAAAAAGTATCCGCGTATTTGCAGCGGGAACAACTTTTTGCGTTGCCGACAAGCCAGCGGGCATTAATGACGTTAGTTGTCCGCAAATTGCTCGCTTCTTCTTCGTTTGCGATTTCTGACACACTGCATTCTCTCATCAAACGATTGGATCAATTATTGATCGAGCTAGAGCGGGGTAAGCTTGAGACGGCGGCAGGATGTTTTGACGTTTACGAAGATGTTGATGAATTTAATGAAACAATGGAAGAGTGGGAAGAAGAGGAACAGCCAATACATAACGGGTTGTCACTTTCTGAAATGAAGCAGCTGATTTTACAAGAAAAAAAAGAACTAGAACAATATTATGAGCTCGCGAAATCGATTCGGGAAAATTCAAAAGCAGAAGCGTTGTTAACCGCCCTCGAAAAAGGATTTGAGAAATTAAAAATGATAGGCGCGAATGAAAAAGCAGTTATTTTTACCGAATCACGCCGAACGCAAGCGTATTTGCGCGAATTTCTTGAACGCAATGGGTATACTAGGAAAATCGTGTTATTTAATGGCCAAAACGAAGATGAACAAGCAAAACAAATTTATGCAGAGTGGCTAGAAAAACATCAACACGACGACAAAATAACCGGCTCGAAAACAGCAGATATGCGTGCGGCTCTTGTCGAATATTTCAAAGAACAAGCGTCGATTATGATTGCGACAGAGTCGGCATCAGAAGGAATTAACCTGCAATTTTGCAGTTTAGTCGTAAACTACGATTTACCTTGGAACCCACAACGCATTGAACAGCGGATCGGTCGCTGCCACCGTTACGGTCAAACGCATGATGTTGTCGTGATTAACTTTTTAAACCACAAAAATGAAGCGGATAAAAAAGTGTATGAAATTCTTTCGGAAAAGTTCCGGCTGTTTGAGGGAGTTTTTGGCTCTTCGGATGAGGTGCTAGGCGCGCTTGAATCAGGCGTCGATTTTGAAAAGCGGATTCAACAAATTTATCAAACATGCCGCACAGCAGAGGAAATTGAGCAAGCGTTTAAAAATTTACAAGCAGAATTAGACGAGCAAATTCAACTGAAAATGAAAGAAACCCGTATGCACTTGTTAGAGAATTTCGACGATGAAGTGCGGGAGAAGCTACGAGATCATTACCATCAAACAAGCTTGCATCTTAACCGCATGGAGCGCTATCTTTGGAGTTTGTCTAAGTATGAAGGCGCAAAAGAAGCGATATTTGACGATGAAACGTTAAGCTTTACGAAAGACGATGAAACGTACCAAATGATATCGCAAGCGAAAAAACAAGAACGTTCAAACGTCCATCATTATCGTTTTTCTCATCCGCTTGCGCAAAAATGGATCGAACAGGCAAAAAGCCGCCAGCTTATCCCAAAAGAAATTACTTTCCGCTATTCGGATTATGAGGGAAAAGTGACGATTTTAGAGCGATTGATTGGAAAAGAAGGATGGCTATCATTAGACTTGCTTCATGTTCAGTCGTTAGAAAACGAGCAGCATTTGATTTTTTCAGCGATTGACCTAGATGGGGAGCAACTCGATCAAGAAATTTGTGAAAAAATGTTCGAATTACCTGCTGTGGAAGGAGAAGAAATCGAACTTTCCGAATCGATCGGTAATACGCTTCGGCGCATGAGTGAAGCGCAACAAGCGACCATTTTAAATGATATTATGGAACGGACATCTGTCTATCTCGACGCGGAATTAGAAAAATTAGAAAAATGGTCACAAGACTTGAAAAATAAGCTTGAAAAAGATATAGATGAAATGACGGTGGAAATTGAGCATTTGAAGCGGGAAGCGAAATTAACCCGCAATCTTGCTGAAAAACTAGAAATGAACAAACAAATTAAAGAGTTGGAAAAGAAACGAAACGACATGCGCCGAAGCCTTTACGACCAGCAAGATGAAATTGATGAACAAAAAGATCGGCTATTTGAAGAAATCGAGAAAAAGCTTGAACAACGCACCGCAACCGAACATCTTTTTACAATCAAATGGAGAATCGTATAA
- a CDS encoding site-specific DNA-methyltransferase, whose product MENRITTGGSTLAQKLELTWIGKGEQPKLEPRILLEDPELSYHAKERVTENDIFDNRLIFGDNLLALKALEQEFTGKIKCIYIDPPYNTGSAFEYYDDSLEHSAWLNLMKPRLEILKKLLSEDGFIFIQIDDYEADYLKVLCDEIFGRANFRNRFYVSRTIKTNNSQNEYLKSYNNAVEQILCYAKSEKSRLNKIYKASDDKKHLEGQWKTFYQRDDRKTMQYEILGETLDSGHWIWSKEKAYEAVENYKKYEEYCKKNGFIDLKDYWEMRGKKESFIKKVEGSQAKDKGIRYWIPPKGGIMINNNWTDLLTYENNGFFPTAKSEKTIKRILEIATQPSDWVLDSFAGSGTTGAVAHKMGRRWIMIELGEHCHTHIIPRMKRVIDGTDQGGISKAVNWQGGGGFRYYKLAPSLLKKDKFGNWIINPEYNAEMLAEAMCKHEGFTYNPDPHVFWKQGQSTENDFIFTTTQLVTHQMVAGIVEQMKENETLLICCKAYNVNVDEFPQITIKKLPQAILNKCEFGRDDYSLNVNNLPMKEREPEQLELF is encoded by the coding sequence ATGGAGAATCGTATAACAACAGGAGGGAGTACATTGGCACAAAAACTAGAGTTAACGTGGATTGGCAAAGGCGAACAGCCAAAGCTCGAACCGCGCATTCTTCTTGAAGATCCGGAGCTTTCTTATCACGCGAAAGAACGGGTAACAGAAAATGATATTTTCGATAATCGGTTGATTTTCGGAGACAATTTGCTCGCATTGAAAGCGTTGGAGCAGGAATTTACTGGGAAGATTAAGTGTATTTACATTGATCCGCCGTATAATACAGGAAGTGCATTTGAGTATTATGATGATAGTCTAGAGCATAGCGCGTGGTTGAATTTAATGAAACCTAGATTAGAAATTTTGAAAAAGCTGTTATCTGAAGACGGTTTTATATTTATACAGATTGATGATTATGAAGCAGATTATTTAAAAGTGCTTTGTGATGAAATTTTCGGAAGAGCAAATTTTAGAAATCGGTTTTATGTTTCGAGGACTATAAAAACAAATAATAGTCAAAATGAATATTTAAAATCTTATAATAATGCAGTGGAACAGATTTTATGTTATGCAAAAAGTGAAAAGAGCCGATTAAATAAGATTTACAAAGCCTCTGATGACAAAAAACACTTGGAAGGTCAGTGGAAAACTTTTTATCAACGTGATGACAGAAAAACTATGCAATATGAAATACTTGGAGAAACACTTGATAGCGGCCACTGGATATGGAGTAAGGAAAAAGCATATGAGGCTGTAGAAAATTATAAGAAATATGAAGAATATTGTAAAAAAAACGGTTTTATTGATTTAAAGGATTACTGGGAAATGAGAGGGAAAAAAGAGTCGTTTATTAAAAAAGTAGAAGGAAGTCAAGCAAAGGATAAAGGAATTAGATATTGGATTCCACCTAAAGGTGGGATAATGATCAATAATAACTGGACAGATTTATTAACGTATGAGAATAATGGATTTTTTCCAACGGCTAAATCAGAAAAAACAATAAAAAGGATACTTGAGATTGCAACCCAACCTAGCGACTGGGTTCTCGATTCGTTTGCCGGCTCTGGTACAACTGGCGCGGTGGCGCATAAAATGGGGCGGCGTTGGATTATGATTGAACTTGGGGAGCATTGCCATACGCATATTATTCCACGGATGAAGCGAGTCATTGACGGAACGGACCAAGGCGGGATTAGCAAAGCGGTCAATTGGCAAGGCGGCGGCGGTTTTCGCTATTACAAATTAGCGCCGAGTTTGTTGAAGAAAGATAAATTTGGCAACTGGATTATTAATCCGGAATACAATGCCGAAATGCTCGCGGAAGCGATGTGCAAGCATGAAGGATTTACGTACAATCCAGACCCGCACGTATTTTGGAAGCAAGGTCAATCGACCGAAAATGATTTTATTTTCACAACTACGCAGCTCGTCACCCACCAGATGGTCGCTGGCATCGTGGAACAAATGAAAGAAAACGAAACGCTGTTGATTTGCTGTAAGGCATATAACGTAAATGTAGATGAATTCCCGCAAATTACGATTAAAAAATTGCCGCAAGCGATTTTAAATAAATGCGAATTTGGTCGTGACGACTACAGCTTAAATGTCAACAATTTACCGATGAAAGAAAGAGAACCAGAACAATTGGAGCTATTTTAG